A window of Micromonospora sp. WMMC415 genomic DNA:
CGCGGCCGGGAGCTTCTGCATGTCCCGCAGACCGCCGAGGGTGCGGGACAGCTTCTCCTTCTCGCGGGAGAGCTGCAGGGTCTCCTTCTTGGTGTAACCGGCGGCGGTGCCGCTCAGGTCACCCAGGGCCTCCAGCTCCTTCATCCGCTGGAGCCGCTTGTACACCGTCTGGAAGTTGGTCAGCATGCCGCCGAGCCAGCGGTGGTTGACGTACGGCTGGCCGACCCGCGTCGCCTGCTCGGCGATCGCCTCCTGGGCCTGCTTCTTGGTGCCGACGAAGAGGATCGAGCCGCCCTCGGCGACCGTCCCGCGCACGAAGTCGTACGCCTTCTCGATGTAGTCGAGGGTCTGGCGCAGGTCGATGATGTAGATACCGTTGCGCTCGGTGAAGATGAAGCGCTTCATCTTCGGGTTCCAGCGCCGGGTCTGGTGCCCGAAGTGGACACCGCTCTCCAGCAGCTGGCGCATGGTCACGACGGCCATGGTTGGGTACTCCTTGCGTCCCTGGTTGTCACGCCCGGCCGGCGGCCGGGCGTCCTGGCGCCCGGTCGCCGGCCAGGGTGGGCCCGACCAAGATCGGGACCAGGGAGGCCGCCGCCCCACGACGAACCGTGGAGAGGGCGCGCGAGGTCGACCGCGCAAGGCGGTCGCCAGTCGACCAGTGTACGCCCCTTCCCCACCACCCCGTCCCCGGGAGTAAGGAAGGGCCCCTTCTTAACGCCTGACGTTGTGGAAGGGTCCCCTGTTAACAGCCAGGGTCAGCCGACCGCGAGCGCCGCCGCGACGAAGAGCACCAGGCCGACGGTCAGGTAGGCGGTCGGCGGGCGCAGCCAGCCCCGGCTCCCGTCGGCCAGCGAGAGCCCACCGGTCCGCAGCCCGTACAGGCCCATCGCGAAGATCGGCAGGCCGCAGACCAGGAACGTCCCGGCCACCACGTTCGCCCCCGAGACCGGGTCGCCGGTCACCCCGGTGAGCAGCACCCGCAGCGCCGGCACCTCGAAGACCAGTACCAGCACCGCGAAGAGGGCTGCCAGCGCCGGGCGGCGGGTCCGGTAGACCCCGTCGCCGGCCGCGGGGGCGATCACCGTACCGGGCGCGAGGTCGTTCCGCGGTCCGACCGGCGGCATCGGCCCCGTCGGCATCTCCAGCGGGTGCGGTGCCTCGGCCGCGGGGCGGCCGGGCTCCGTGACCGGGCGGCCGGGCTCGACGACCGGGTACCCGCTCAGTCCCGCCGGCCGGGCGGTGTCGGCGACCGGGC
This region includes:
- the rpsB gene encoding 30S ribosomal protein S2 yields the protein MAVVTMRQLLESGVHFGHQTRRWNPKMKRFIFTERNGIYIIDLRQTLDYIEKAYDFVRGTVAEGGSILFVGTKKQAQEAIAEQATRVGQPYVNHRWLGGMLTNFQTVYKRLQRMKELEALGDLSGTAAGYTKKETLQLSREKEKLSRTLGGLRDMQKLPAAIWVVDTKKEHIAVDEARKLGIPVIAVLDTNCDPDEVDYPIPGNDDAIRSAELLTKVVAAAVADGLIARSGRRRGTDEKPEAGVASDEPLAEWERELLEEPKKADEQPAAAAAE